The Abyssisolibacter fermentans genome window below encodes:
- the carA gene encoding glutamine-hydrolyzing carbamoyl-phosphate synthase small subunit: MKGILYLEDGTIYKGKGFGKIGTTVGELVFNTSMTGYQEILTDPSYAGQIITMTYPLIGNYGINKEENESSKIFAKGFVVKSISDNPSNYLSENTIDNMLKDMGVVGVYDIDTRSITKKIRKSGALKCVISNEDLSIDELKKYIKENELKGDWMKEVGTKEIIHIPGKGERVAVLDFGIKRNIIRNLKHYDCDITIFPYGSSYEEIIEAKPAGVFLSNGPGNPKEAVEGIETVKKLVGKLPIFGICMGHQILALALGGDTYKMKFGHRGGNHGVYDKETDKAYITAQNHGYAVDGKSVEEKDMIITHVNLNDGTVEGMRHSKLPIFSVQFHPEGAPGPGDSAYLFDKFINQIKEEM; encoded by the coding sequence ATGAAAGGGATACTTTATTTAGAAGATGGTACTATTTACAAAGGAAAAGGCTTTGGAAAAATAGGTACAACAGTAGGTGAATTGGTTTTCAATACATCTATGACAGGGTATCAAGAAATTTTAACAGATCCGTCTTATGCAGGACAGATTATTACTATGACATATCCGTTAATAGGTAACTATGGAATTAATAAAGAGGAAAATGAATCGTCTAAAATATTTGCCAAAGGATTTGTGGTAAAATCGATTTCAGATAATCCTTCCAATTATTTAAGTGAAAATACTATTGATAATATGTTGAAGGATATGGGAGTTGTAGGAGTTTATGATATTGATACAAGAAGCATAACTAAGAAAATCAGAAAGAGTGGTGCTTTAAAATGTGTTATATCAAATGAAGATTTATCAATTGATGAGTTAAAAAAATATATCAAGGAGAACGAACTCAAAGGAGATTGGATGAAAGAGGTTGGAACAAAAGAGATTATCCATATTCCAGGGAAAGGTGAGAGAGTAGCTGTACTTGATTTTGGTATAAAAAGAAATATAATTAGAAATTTAAAGCATTATGATTGTGACATTACTATATTTCCATATGGGAGCAGCTATGAAGAAATAATAGAGGCAAAACCAGCAGGTGTTTTTTTAAGCAATGGACCGGGAAATCCTAAAGAAGCAGTAGAGGGTATAGAGACGGTTAAAAAATTGGTTGGAAAGCTTCCTATCTTTGGTATATGTATGGGCCATCAAATATTAGCTTTAGCATTAGGTGGAGATACATATAAAATGAAGTTTGGTCACAGAGGTGGAAATCATGGAGTTTATGACAAAGAAACAGATAAAGCTTATATAACAGCACAAAATCATGGATATGCTGTAGATGGAAAGAGCGTTGAAGAGAAAGATATGATAATAACTCACGTTAATTTAAATGATGGAACTGTTGAAGGAATGAGGCATAGTAAGCTTCCTATTTTCTCAGTACAATTTCACCCAGAAGGAGCTCCGGGGCCAGGAGATTCAGCTTATTTATTTGACAAATTCATAAACCAAATAAAGGAGGAAATGTA